ATGGGGTCGCCTTGAATGATCCACGAGTCGGCGAGGTGATTGCTGAAGCCGATCCAGCCAACGCCTTGAAGGCCCCAATACACCGTATCTTTATCGGGGTCGATGATAATGGTGCCGTGAGCGCCTTTCAGGTGGTTGCAGGCGGCGGCAGGGACGGGTACGAGGTTGGTGGCGGCGACAAACTTCCAATAGCCCTGGCCGCTGACGGGTTGGGAAACCTTGAGCAGTGGCGCCTTGACAGGGCCTTTGGTTTCCACCTCGAACTTCATGGGGACGACCTGATTCGTGGACGCGGGAGTGGCGGGGGCAGGCGCTCCATCGTGGGCCTGGGAGACTAGCGCGGTGGTGAACACCGCAGCAGTGATTGCGACAAGTTTTAGCATGGTAGTTTCAGGTTAAATCTCGAGGGGATGCAGCTCGTTTCCGTGGCGGGATTCTCTGGAAGCGAGATCTTTCAGCCTGGTCGATTCTTACACCTAATCGAGGTCAGTAAAAGCTGTGGAGGGTACGGAACCGAGACGGAATTGTAAAACATTTTCCTCGCATTGCGGCAGAGATCATCACCACTATTTGTCCGTGGACAAACCCGTTTTTCATTTGCTTATAGCGGACGATGACGAGGGCATGCGTTATGCGATTCGCCGATTGGTGTCACGGCATTATCCCGCTGCCAAAATTTCCGAAGCGGGGAATGGCGGGGAAGCCTTGAAGCTTTACGAAAGAACCGGTGCGGATTTGATGATAGTTGATTATCGCATGCCACAGATGGATGGAATCGAATTTGTGCGGGCATTGAAAGAGCGCGCCTCTTCCACTCCGATAATCATGGTTTCAAGTCACCTTGTAGCCAGAGAGGAAGGAATGGCGGCAGGCGTAACTGCGTTTGTGGACAAAGGGGATTTGGTTAAGACCTTGATCCATGTCATGGAACCATTGATATTAAAGTAATTTAAACCAGTTCCGTTCCGGTTTATAAATCCAGCCCGGTTTAAAGGTGTGCCAGCCAGCAATCAAGTTTTCACCTGCTTTAACTCCAGCCAGAAGGTGCTTCCCCTGCCCTCCTCGGAGTACAACCCGACTTTTCCTCCCATGCGTTCCACAGCTTTTTTCACGATAGCGAGGCCAATGCCGGTCCCCTCATAGCCTGTG
The DNA window shown above is from Pedosphaera parvula Ellin514 and carries:
- a CDS encoding response regulator transcription factor; its protein translation is MDKPVFHLLIADDDEGMRYAIRRLVSRHYPAAKISEAGNGGEALKLYERTGADLMIVDYRMPQMDGIEFVRALKERASSTPIIMVSSHLVAREEGMAAGVTAFVDKGDLVKTLIHVMEPLILK